From the genome of Rathayibacter sp. VKM Ac-2759, one region includes:
- a CDS encoding GAF and ANTAR domain-containing protein, translating into MSASSSPAGTDLESALEVLVDLLPVDCAAASSLGHPFAVETLAVTTMLAATLDETQIDLGQGPAWEAFGTRRPVVLQCDDSDDRRRWPFVEAALSRHGIATATALPLRFGALDIGAVSLYSRLPVRFRPEQTALAEELTLVVAHRLIARMTDDGDRADPLLSRRDIHTAAITLSRLTRLSPADALLAMRARAFTAGVSVRDVAADLNTGRLALARDLGLLDGLR; encoded by the coding sequence ATGAGCGCCTCCTCGTCCCCGGCGGGCACCGATCTCGAGTCGGCCCTGGAGGTGCTGGTCGACCTGCTGCCCGTGGACTGCGCCGCCGCCTCCTCCCTCGGGCACCCGTTCGCCGTCGAGACCCTGGCGGTCACCACGATGCTCGCCGCGACCCTCGACGAGACGCAGATCGACCTCGGTCAGGGCCCCGCCTGGGAGGCCTTCGGCACCCGGCGGCCCGTCGTCCTGCAGTGCGACGACTCCGACGACCGGCGCCGGTGGCCGTTCGTCGAGGCGGCGCTGAGCAGGCACGGGATCGCGACCGCGACGGCCCTGCCCCTCCGCTTCGGCGCCCTCGACATCGGCGCCGTCTCGCTCTACAGCCGCCTCCCCGTGCGGTTCCGGCCCGAGCAGACCGCCCTCGCCGAGGAGCTCACGCTCGTGGTCGCCCACCGCCTCATCGCCCGGATGACCGACGACGGCGACCGGGCGGACCCGCTGCTCTCGCGCCGCGACATCCACACCGCGGCGATCACCCTCTCGAGGCTCACGCGCCTGAGCCCGGCGGACGCCCTGCTGGCCATGCGGGCCCGCGCCTTCACCGCGGGCGTGAGCGTCCGCGACGTGGCCGCCGACCTGAACACCGGCCGCCTCGCACTCGCGCGGGACCTCGGCCTCCTCGACGGCCTCCGGTGA
- a CDS encoding HNH endonuclease signature motif containing protein: MAGAGVVEAAVTPLEEVREGADEVGRLAREASPRLLASDVRLYEVYRAALAIPLSFARGGLSARESNHLVERSIRAELAVGSGVSERDVAHDLERAHLLVEDLPVTRAALAESRMRWEAGKVICSVAATLPKESLAVFDERAADAAATRTPTQLRRFLARLREELHEKPLAERHTRAKEDRAVWLTPDVDGMATLSAYLPAPIAVGVYDRLDRIARTLRDGSAGSDETRTLAQLRADALADLLCDGDIAGTTPLGDERDAPATFVPGVRAEIRLTLAASTAAGLDDAPADLDGYGPVPADLARDLVRVGASFTRILTDPDTGAVTSVGRTHRLPPPRMRLRLQLRDQTCRFPGCTRRASTAEADHTIEWRHGGQTTLENLASLCTAHHHVRHGDRWTYRLHPDGTTDWTTPTGRRVTTRPPALPGRPPAPPPRFDDDPPPF, from the coding sequence ATGGCAGGAGCGGGTGTGGTGGAGGCGGCGGTGACGCCGCTCGAGGAGGTGCGCGAGGGCGCCGACGAGGTCGGCCGGCTCGCTCGGGAGGCGTCGCCGAGACTGCTCGCCTCCGACGTCCGACTCTACGAGGTGTATCGGGCGGCGCTGGCGATCCCGCTGTCGTTCGCGCGCGGCGGCCTGTCGGCGCGGGAGTCGAACCATCTGGTGGAGCGGTCGATCAGGGCGGAGCTGGCGGTCGGGTCGGGGGTGTCCGAGCGGGACGTGGCGCACGATCTGGAGCGCGCGCACCTGCTCGTGGAGGATCTCCCGGTGACGCGGGCGGCGCTCGCGGAGTCGCGGATGCGGTGGGAGGCCGGGAAGGTGATCTGCTCCGTCGCGGCGACCCTGCCGAAGGAGTCGCTCGCCGTGTTCGACGAGCGCGCGGCCGACGCGGCTGCGACGAGGACCCCGACGCAGCTGCGCCGTTTCCTGGCGCGGCTGCGGGAGGAGCTGCACGAGAAGCCCCTCGCCGAACGGCACACCCGAGCCAAGGAGGACCGGGCGGTGTGGCTGACGCCGGACGTCGACGGGATGGCGACTCTCTCCGCGTATCTGCCGGCGCCGATCGCCGTCGGCGTCTACGACCGCCTCGACCGGATCGCCCGGACACTCCGCGACGGCTCTGCCGGGAGCGACGAGACCCGCACTCTCGCGCAGCTGCGCGCGGATGCCCTCGCCGATCTGCTCTGCGACGGCGACATCGCCGGGACGACGCCCCTCGGCGACGAGCGCGACGCCCCTGCGACCTTCGTGCCCGGCGTGCGCGCCGAGATCCGGCTGACCCTCGCGGCGAGCACCGCGGCCGGTCTCGATGACGCCCCTGCCGACCTCGACGGCTACGGACCCGTCCCCGCCGACCTCGCGCGCGACCTGGTCCGCGTCGGGGCGTCGTTCACGCGGATCCTCACCGACCCGGACACCGGGGCCGTCACCTCCGTCGGCCGCACCCACCGCCTCCCACCACCCCGGATGCGCCTGCGCCTGCAGCTGCGCGACCAGACCTGCCGCTTCCCCGGCTGCACCCGCCGAGCGTCCACGGCGGAGGCCGACCACACGATCGAATGGCGCCACGGCGGCCAGACCACCCTCGAGAACCTCGCCTCCCTCTGCACCGCGCACCACCACGTCCGCCACGGCGACCGTTGGACCTACCGCCTCCACCCCGACGGCACCACGGACTGGACCACCCCCACCGGCCGCCGCGTCACCACCCGACCCCCCGCCCTCCCCGGACGCCCACCCGCACCACCCCCACGGTTCGACGACGACCCGCCACCGTTCTGA
- a CDS encoding choice-of-anchor D domain-containing protein, with amino-acid sequence MPLSRPARSRVVAAAWIAALVLLASTLYALPAQAAGQGIRVDLTGTIRTTAVDPVELFDGSDLPKAPLEDEYRKVLLVGERAYDLDDSITLNNIQARVVGLLTGNRIAALTVTPLGTANNARGVESLGALPTSGTTHVLTMLVNWTAPDSVTPEQAASQMYDDSNNWYRDASYSALGQTGDVTPWMKITGPTSGCYADRYPILNQAKEAAAAAGFDLAAYDNYVVYFPNCAGDAAGYAGWGTVGAPNTWLNGYMDRRVTVHEQGHNYGLWHSHSYMCSNGGLIGDCVLSDYGDPFDAMGDSRKVGHFSASQKTILGWLDGRTVDLTEGGTATLVPMADDGRTTHAAVIRREDGTDYWLEYRQPVDYDSNLPWFGTEGVIVHATGTASGSPNSGPSLLDVRPDDGISVSSATLLSGQSWTSNDGVTVSVGQVTREGASVTVRTGAPPQIQTSPSQLAFPSTAVGRSSAAQVVTISNPGSTPLAITSLAVTGADSADFALGASDCANSIPAGASCTAPIGFIPTLDGTRSAELTVRDDAPGSPHVVPLTGTSVKGLLVSTPTPLISGSTTVGQTLTVTPGSWDTGSTLTYQWKRNGGTTIAGATSASYVLTSADLGATLTASVTAAKPGYSPVTKTSAATATVTGATSVSGPTPTITGNPAVGQTLSAVPGTWTPAPVALNYQWKRDGVSIVGATTPTFILTAADAGTAVTVSVTGTKTGLASATKTSAPVTVTPGLQTLMPTPTITGSLTVGSTLTANPGTWDSGTTLTYQWKKNNGVYISGATAKTYVLRSTDVGAIVSVSVTSTKPGYSPATKSTSASGPVTAGAVITGATPTVTGTATVGQKLTANAGTWTPSPVALAYQWKRNGTAISGATAATYTLVAADSGAAITVGVTGSKSGYTAVTKTSAAVTVKAAAQTLAPTPTITGTTKVGSTLTATPGTWDAGTTLAYQWKRSGVVVSGATAKTYVLKAADAGSTLTVSVTSTKPGYTPVTKSSAATAVVTGGVLTGATPTITGTAKVGQTLTAVPGTWTPAPVALSYQWKRAGVAIPGATAATYKTVSADAGKSVTVTVTGTKAGFTTLAKTSAGKTVAK; translated from the coding sequence ATGCCGCTGTCCCGCCCTGCCCGCTCGCGGGTCGTCGCCGCTGCGTGGATCGCCGCGCTCGTCCTTCTGGCCTCGACTCTGTACGCACTGCCCGCGCAGGCCGCCGGCCAGGGGATCAGAGTCGACCTGACCGGCACGATCCGGACCACCGCGGTGGATCCCGTCGAGCTCTTCGATGGTTCCGACCTTCCGAAGGCCCCTCTCGAGGATGAGTACCGGAAGGTGCTCCTCGTCGGCGAACGCGCCTACGACCTCGACGACTCCATCACCCTGAACAACATTCAGGCTCGAGTCGTGGGTCTGCTGACCGGCAACCGGATCGCAGCTCTCACCGTCACGCCGCTCGGCACCGCGAACAACGCGCGCGGTGTTGAGAGTCTCGGAGCGCTGCCCACCTCGGGGACCACTCACGTCCTCACCATGCTCGTCAATTGGACTGCACCCGATTCGGTGACTCCCGAACAGGCGGCATCGCAGATGTACGACGACAGCAACAACTGGTATCGCGACGCTTCCTACTCCGCGCTCGGGCAGACCGGCGACGTCACGCCTTGGATGAAAATCACCGGCCCGACCAGTGGGTGTTACGCCGACCGGTACCCGATCCTCAATCAGGCCAAAGAAGCTGCGGCAGCTGCGGGCTTCGACCTCGCGGCTTACGACAACTACGTCGTCTACTTCCCCAATTGCGCCGGCGACGCCGCCGGCTATGCCGGGTGGGGAACTGTCGGCGCCCCGAACACCTGGTTGAACGGTTACATGGATCGTCGCGTGACGGTCCACGAGCAGGGACACAACTACGGGTTGTGGCACAGCCACTCCTACATGTGCAGCAACGGCGGACTGATCGGCGACTGCGTCCTGAGCGACTACGGCGATCCTTTTGATGCGATGGGCGACTCACGCAAGGTGGGTCATTTCAGCGCATCCCAGAAGACGATCCTCGGCTGGCTCGACGGACGAACGGTGGATCTCACCGAGGGAGGAACGGCAACGCTCGTTCCCATGGCAGACGACGGACGGACCACGCACGCGGCGGTGATCCGCCGCGAGGACGGCACGGACTACTGGCTCGAATACCGTCAACCGGTCGACTACGACTCGAATCTTCCGTGGTTCGGGACGGAAGGCGTGATCGTGCACGCGACGGGGACCGCCTCCGGCAGCCCCAACTCAGGCCCGAGCCTCCTCGACGTCCGACCGGATGACGGGATCTCCGTCTCCAGCGCGACTCTTCTCTCCGGGCAGTCGTGGACATCGAACGACGGAGTCACCGTTTCCGTCGGCCAGGTCACGCGGGAAGGCGCCTCCGTGACCGTCAGGACCGGAGCCCCTCCTCAGATCCAGACATCGCCCTCGCAACTCGCGTTCCCCTCCACCGCGGTGGGAAGGTCCTCTGCCGCGCAGGTCGTCACCATCAGCAACCCCGGCAGCACACCGCTCGCGATCACCTCCCTCGCGGTGACGGGCGCCGACTCCGCCGACTTCGCTCTCGGCGCGAGCGATTGCGCGAACTCCATCCCAGCGGGCGCGAGCTGCACCGCACCGATCGGGTTCATCCCGACCCTGGACGGCACCCGATCGGCCGAGTTGACCGTCAGGGACGACGCCCCCGGCAGCCCTCACGTCGTACCCCTGACCGGCACGAGCGTGAAAGGGCTTCTCGTCTCCACCCCCACCCCTCTGATCAGCGGATCGACGACCGTGGGCCAGACCCTGACCGTGACGCCGGGGAGCTGGGACACCGGAAGCACCCTCACCTACCAGTGGAAGCGGAACGGCGGGACCACCATCGCCGGAGCCACGAGTGCCTCCTACGTCCTCACCAGCGCCGATCTCGGCGCGACCCTCACCGCTTCTGTAACGGCCGCCAAGCCGGGCTACTCCCCGGTCACGAAGACCAGTGCCGCCACCGCCACCGTCACCGGCGCGACGTCCGTGAGCGGCCCCACTCCGACCATCACAGGCAACCCCGCTGTCGGGCAGACCCTCTCGGCCGTCCCCGGAACGTGGACTCCCGCGCCGGTCGCGCTCAACTACCAGTGGAAGCGTGACGGCGTCTCCATCGTCGGAGCGACCACACCGACCTTCATCCTGACCGCTGCCGATGCCGGCACCGCGGTCACTGTCTCCGTCACGGGAACGAAGACCGGTCTCGCGTCGGCCACGAAGACCAGCGCGCCGGTGACCGTCACTCCCGGCCTGCAGACCCTGATGCCCACCCCCACCATCACGGGATCCCTCACCGTCGGCTCCACGCTCACCGCGAACCCCGGCACGTGGGACTCGGGCACGACCCTCACCTACCAGTGGAAGAAGAACAACGGCGTCTACATCTCGGGCGCCACGGCGAAGACCTACGTGCTCCGGTCGACGGACGTCGGCGCGATCGTGTCCGTCTCGGTCACCAGCACCAAGCCGGGCTACTCCCCCGCCACGAAGTCCACCTCCGCGAGCGGCCCGGTCACCGCCGGCGCCGTCATCACCGGGGCGACGCCGACCGTCACGGGCACCGCGACGGTCGGCCAGAAGCTCACCGCCAACGCTGGAACGTGGACGCCCTCGCCGGTCGCCCTCGCCTACCAGTGGAAGCGCAACGGCACCGCGATCAGCGGAGCCACCGCCGCGACCTACACGCTCGTCGCCGCCGACTCCGGCGCCGCGATCACCGTCGGCGTGACCGGCTCGAAGTCGGGCTACACCGCCGTCACGAAGACGAGCGCCGCCGTCACGGTCAAGGCTGCAGCGCAGACCCTCGCGCCCACCCCGACGATCACCGGCACCACGAAGGTCGGCTCGACCCTCACCGCCACCCCCGGCACCTGGGACGCGGGCACCACGCTCGCCTACCAGTGGAAGAGGAGCGGCGTCGTCGTCTCGGGAGCCACCGCGAAGACCTACGTCCTCAAGGCCGCCGACGCCGGATCGACCCTCACCGTCTCCGTCACCTCGACGAAGCCGGGCTACACGCCCGTCACCAAGTCGAGCGCCGCCACCGCGGTGGTCACCGGCGGCGTCCTCACCGGAGCGACCCCGACGATCACGGGAACCGCGAAGGTCGGGCAGACCCTCACGGCGGTTCCGGGCACCTGGACCCCGGCGCCGGTCGCCCTGAGCTACCAGTGGAAGCGCGCGGGTGTGGCGATCCCGGGCGCGACGGCCGCGACCTACAAGACGGTGTCGGCCGACGCAGGGAAGTCGGTGACGGTGACCGTCACGGGCACGAAGGCCGGCTTCACGACGCTCGCCAAGACGAGCGCCGGCAAGACCGTCGCGAAGTAG
- a CDS encoding SDR family oxidoreductase — MPDQSAPDQYAFTNPATRYPDVTPPVQQQPEPGLQSKMTPVPDLGEESYRGTGRLVGRRALITGADSGIGAAVAIAFAREGADIALSYLPEEEADAQHVVELIRAAGRTAVPIPGDLTDAQYCSDLVEQAVEGLGGLDAVVNIAGKQIWQDDMLELTDEQFETTFRVNVFAPFRIIRAALPHLPAGSTIINTASAEAHAPAPDRLDYAMTKGAINNLSKGMAQQLAAKGIRVNVVAPGPTWTVLQVTGGVDPESLPDFGSSEAPMGRAAQPAEQAPAYVFLASAESSYVIGETLNVNGGMVSP, encoded by the coding sequence ATGCCCGATCAGTCAGCACCCGATCAGTACGCGTTCACGAACCCCGCGACCCGGTACCCCGACGTCACCCCGCCCGTGCAGCAGCAGCCCGAGCCCGGTCTGCAGTCGAAGATGACGCCCGTGCCCGACCTCGGCGAGGAGAGCTACCGGGGCACCGGCCGCCTCGTGGGCCGTCGCGCGCTGATCACGGGTGCCGACTCCGGCATCGGAGCCGCGGTCGCCATCGCCTTCGCGCGCGAGGGCGCCGACATCGCCCTCTCCTACCTCCCCGAGGAGGAGGCGGATGCGCAGCACGTCGTCGAGCTGATCCGCGCCGCCGGGCGCACGGCGGTCCCGATCCCCGGCGACCTCACCGACGCGCAGTACTGCTCCGACCTCGTCGAGCAGGCCGTCGAGGGCCTCGGCGGACTCGACGCCGTCGTCAACATCGCCGGCAAGCAGATCTGGCAGGACGACATGCTCGAGCTCACCGACGAGCAGTTCGAGACGACCTTCAGGGTCAACGTCTTCGCACCGTTCCGCATCATCCGCGCCGCCCTCCCGCACCTGCCCGCGGGCTCCACCATCATCAACACGGCGTCGGCGGAGGCGCACGCGCCCGCCCCCGACCGCCTCGACTACGCCATGACCAAGGGCGCGATCAACAACCTCTCGAAGGGCATGGCGCAGCAGCTGGCCGCGAAGGGCATCCGCGTGAACGTGGTCGCCCCGGGCCCCACCTGGACCGTGCTGCAGGTCACCGGCGGAGTCGACCCCGAGAGCCTCCCCGACTTCGGCTCGAGCGAGGCCCCGATGGGCCGCGCCGCGCAGCCCGCCGAGCAGGCCCCCGCCTACGTGTTCCTCGCCTCCGCCGAGTCGAGCTACGTCATCGGCGAGACCCTCAACGTCAACGGAGGCATGGTCTCGCCGTAG
- the adhP gene encoding alcohol dehydrogenase AdhP, which yields MRAAVVTSFSAPLRIEERDVPEPGAGEVLVRLETCGLCHTDIHAAHGDWPVKPTVPFVPGHEGVGIVEKLGAGVTERAVGDRVSIAWLGYACGECRFCVDGRETLCEQQRNSGYSVDGAFAEYAVASARFVVPVPDGIPALEASPLTCAGVTTYKALKLAQIVPSEKVAVFGIGGLGHLAVQYARIMGGEVIAVDVEAPKLDLARELGAAHTVDASEVDPVTAIQAVGGADVAVVLAASPRVFEQAFASLNRGGRLLCVALPAEEHMSISIFETVLKGISVIGSIVGTRQDLVEVFALHAAGRTRIIAEKRSLEQVNDAIDEVLSGRVLARLVFEY from the coding sequence ATGAGAGCCGCCGTCGTCACCAGCTTCAGCGCACCCCTCCGGATCGAGGAGCGCGACGTCCCCGAGCCCGGCGCCGGAGAGGTCCTGGTCAGGCTCGAGACCTGCGGACTGTGCCACACCGACATCCACGCGGCGCACGGCGACTGGCCGGTGAAGCCCACGGTGCCGTTCGTGCCGGGCCACGAAGGCGTGGGGATCGTCGAGAAGCTCGGAGCGGGCGTCACGGAGCGCGCTGTCGGAGACCGGGTGTCGATCGCGTGGCTGGGGTACGCCTGCGGAGAGTGCCGGTTCTGCGTCGACGGCCGCGAGACCCTCTGCGAGCAGCAGCGCAACAGCGGCTACTCGGTCGACGGGGCCTTCGCGGAGTACGCCGTCGCGAGCGCGCGGTTCGTCGTGCCCGTTCCCGACGGGATCCCCGCCCTCGAGGCGTCACCCCTGACCTGCGCCGGCGTGACGACCTACAAGGCCCTGAAGCTGGCGCAGATCGTGCCCAGCGAGAAGGTCGCGGTCTTCGGCATCGGCGGCCTCGGCCACCTCGCGGTCCAGTACGCGCGCATCATGGGCGGCGAGGTCATCGCGGTCGACGTCGAGGCCCCCAAGCTCGACCTGGCGCGCGAGCTCGGAGCGGCGCACACGGTCGACGCCTCCGAGGTCGATCCCGTGACCGCCATCCAGGCCGTCGGGGGAGCCGACGTCGCCGTCGTCCTGGCGGCCTCGCCGCGGGTCTTCGAGCAGGCGTTCGCCTCGCTGAACCGCGGCGGCCGCCTCCTCTGCGTCGCACTGCCCGCCGAGGAGCACATGAGCATCTCGATCTTCGAGACCGTCCTGAAGGGGATCTCGGTGATCGGATCGATCGTCGGCACCCGTCAGGACCTCGTCGAGGTCTTCGCTCTGCACGCCGCAGGACGCACCCGGATCATCGCCGAGAAGCGCTCGCTCGAGCAGGTCAACGACGCGATCGACGAGGTCCTCTCGGGCCGCGTGCTCGCCCGGCTCGTCTTCGAGTACTGA
- a CDS encoding zinc-binding alcohol dehydrogenase family protein, which translates to MIGSALSGMAGWRSDRGRLTLSSMPLPEPVADELVVRVRACGLCRTDLHVIDQELPVHRRRVVPGHQVVGVVEEVGATATGYSRGDVVGVAWLRRTCGSCRWCRSGRENLCPGSVYTGWDADGGFAEYVSVPAAFAYRLPRDADPVTTAPLLCAGIIGFRALERANLPPGGRLGVYGFGSSAHITAQLAMAAGAEVFVMTRGEHHRAAAAALGVAYVGGERDAPPCPLDSAIVFAPSGPLLMAALAATDRGGTVVAAGIHLSDIPAMDYRNHLFQERDLRSVAANTRADGDTLLRLAGTLRLTPTVTRVPFRELERGIAELRSAAVGGTLVLTL; encoded by the coding sequence ATGATCGGCTCCGCCCTCTCGGGGATGGCGGGCTGGCGCAGCGACCGGGGACGGCTGACCCTCTCCTCGATGCCGCTCCCCGAGCCCGTGGCCGACGAGCTGGTCGTGCGGGTGCGGGCCTGCGGCCTCTGCCGGACCGACCTGCACGTGATCGACCAGGAGCTGCCGGTCCACCGTCGGCGGGTCGTTCCCGGCCACCAGGTCGTCGGCGTGGTCGAGGAGGTCGGGGCCACCGCCACGGGCTACTCCCGCGGCGACGTCGTCGGGGTCGCCTGGCTGCGTCGCACCTGCGGGAGCTGTCGCTGGTGCCGCTCCGGACGCGAGAACCTGTGCCCCGGCTCGGTCTACACCGGGTGGGACGCCGACGGAGGCTTCGCCGAGTACGTCAGCGTCCCCGCGGCGTTCGCCTACCGGCTGCCCCGTGACGCCGACCCGGTCACCACCGCGCCACTGCTCTGCGCCGGCATCATCGGCTTCCGCGCCCTCGAGCGCGCGAATCTCCCGCCGGGCGGCCGGCTGGGCGTCTACGGCTTCGGCTCGAGCGCTCACATCACGGCGCAGCTGGCGATGGCGGCGGGGGCGGAGGTGTTCGTCATGACCCGCGGCGAGCACCACCGCGCGGCGGCGGCGGCGCTCGGCGTGGCCTACGTGGGAGGAGAGCGCGACGCTCCGCCGTGCCCGCTCGACTCCGCGATCGTCTTCGCCCCCTCCGGGCCGCTGCTGATGGCGGCGCTCGCCGCGACCGATCGCGGAGGCACCGTCGTCGCCGCGGGCATCCACCTCTCGGACATCCCGGCGATGGACTACCGGAACCACCTGTTCCAGGAGCGGGATCTGCGCAGCGTCGCCGCGAACACCCGTGCCGACGGCGACACGCTCCTGCGCCTCGCGGGCACGCTCCGGCTGACTCCGACGGTCACTCGCGTCCCGTTCCGGGAGCTCGAGCGCGGGATCGCCGAGCTGCGCTCCGCCGCCGTCGGCGGCACCCTCGTGCTCACCCTCTGA
- a CDS encoding pyridoxamine 5'-phosphate oxidase family protein, which translates to MSQIEWTPQGPVIELSELSCWHLLKEASFGRLAVTVDGRPDVFPIDFVVEERTILFRTAEGTKLRALEADPHVALESDERSAEAAWSVVLIGEAAPDRRERDPIRAARSPLPEWIPIADHTYVRITPTSVRGRSFQRHLTKAGRPTA; encoded by the coding sequence GTGAGCCAGATCGAGTGGACCCCGCAGGGTCCGGTGATCGAGCTGTCCGAGCTGAGCTGCTGGCACCTGCTGAAGGAGGCGTCGTTCGGGCGCCTCGCGGTCACGGTCGACGGTCGGCCCGACGTCTTCCCGATCGACTTCGTCGTCGAGGAGCGGACGATCCTGTTCCGCACCGCCGAGGGGACGAAGCTGCGCGCGCTGGAGGCCGATCCGCACGTCGCGCTCGAGTCCGACGAGCGCTCGGCGGAGGCGGCGTGGAGCGTCGTGCTGATCGGCGAGGCGGCGCCCGACCGGCGCGAGAGGGATCCGATCCGAGCCGCGCGATCACCGCTGCCCGAGTGGATCCCGATCGCCGACCACACCTACGTCCGGATCACGCCGACGTCGGTGCGCGGCCGGTCCTTCCAGCGCCACCTGACGAAGGCCGGGCGCCCGACCGCCTGA
- a CDS encoding PLDc N-terminal domain-containing protein codes for MFDTSDFWTILWGFFWVFAFIAYLSALFSVITDLFRDHQLSGGWKALWVLFLVFVPFLTVLVYLIARGRGMQERAERATRQMQAVVDDYRRAAVPASSAADEIAKAKSLADDGTISAQEFEQLKSRALGA; via the coding sequence ATGTTCGACACGAGCGATTTCTGGACGATCCTCTGGGGATTCTTCTGGGTCTTCGCCTTCATCGCCTATCTGTCCGCGCTCTTCTCGGTGATCACCGACCTGTTCCGCGACCACCAGCTCAGCGGGGGCTGGAAGGCGCTGTGGGTGCTCTTCCTCGTCTTCGTCCCGTTCCTCACCGTCCTCGTCTACCTGATCGCCCGCGGCCGCGGCATGCAGGAGCGCGCCGAGCGCGCGACCCGGCAGATGCAGGCCGTGGTCGACGACTACCGCCGCGCCGCGGTGCCCGCCTCGAGCGCGGCCGACGAGATCGCCAAGGCGAAGAGCCTCGCCGACGACGGCACGATCTCGGCCCAGGAGTTCGAGCAGCTGAAGTCCCGGGCGCTCGGCGCGTGA
- a CDS encoding MFS transporter, whose translation MNTPQNPRFPWIGLLTLAGAIFVSVTSEFLPTGLIPDMSRDLGVSISLTGQLVTIFAATVVVATTPLTLVTQRYSRKSLVLVALCTIALANVLAALAPTFGLLVGARILGGLAHGLFWAVVAAYSAHLVAPEQLGRATAITAGGGSAAFVLGVPVGTALGHAFGWRPTFAILGGIVLVLALVVVKFLPAVDHRIPVKTGEIRLPARKDRSLPRILGVCLVILLVLIGQNTLSTYITPWLENASFSPDSIPLVLFAFGGAGAVGLVLAGFATDRFPRVGFIIAAVAVVLALAGLAAAAGAQATALVVAAAVVWNIAFGGIPAMLQTRMLRTSSFQLRSLAAALQTTAFNIGIGGGAIVGGVAIDVAGLEVLPWVAIVIVAIGLVVSLVIEARAARAVRESVAA comes from the coding sequence GTGAACACCCCTCAGAACCCCCGCTTCCCCTGGATCGGCCTGCTCACCCTCGCCGGCGCCATCTTCGTCTCGGTCACGAGCGAGTTCCTGCCGACCGGTCTCATCCCCGACATGTCGCGCGATCTCGGCGTCAGCATCTCGCTGACCGGCCAGCTCGTGACGATCTTCGCGGCGACCGTGGTCGTCGCGACGACTCCGCTGACCCTCGTCACCCAGCGCTACTCGCGCAAGAGCCTCGTGCTGGTCGCGCTCTGCACCATCGCGCTCGCGAACGTGCTCGCCGCACTGGCGCCGACGTTCGGGCTTCTGGTGGGCGCGCGGATCCTCGGCGGGCTGGCGCACGGGCTCTTCTGGGCGGTCGTCGCCGCCTACTCCGCGCACCTCGTCGCGCCCGAGCAGCTCGGCCGGGCGACCGCGATCACGGCGGGCGGAGGCTCCGCGGCGTTCGTACTCGGCGTTCCGGTCGGCACCGCGCTCGGCCACGCCTTCGGCTGGCGGCCGACCTTCGCGATCCTGGGCGGGATCGTGCTCGTGCTCGCGCTGGTGGTCGTGAAGTTCCTGCCCGCCGTCGACCACCGCATCCCGGTGAAGACCGGGGAGATCCGGCTGCCGGCGCGCAAGGACCGCTCGCTGCCGCGCATCCTCGGGGTGTGCCTGGTGATCCTGCTCGTGCTGATCGGGCAGAACACCCTCTCGACCTACATCACGCCGTGGCTCGAGAACGCCTCGTTCTCGCCCGACAGCATCCCGCTGGTGCTCTTCGCGTTCGGAGGCGCGGGGGCGGTCGGCCTCGTGCTCGCCGGCTTCGCGACCGACCGCTTCCCGCGCGTCGGGTTCATCATCGCGGCGGTGGCGGTCGTCCTCGCACTGGCCGGGCTGGCCGCGGCCGCCGGAGCCCAGGCGACGGCGCTGGTCGTCGCGGCGGCGGTGGTCTGGAACATCGCGTTCGGCGGCATCCCGGCGATGCTGCAGACGCGGATGCTGAGGACGTCGTCGTTCCAGCTGCGCAGTCTCGCGGCGGCGCTGCAGACGACGGCGTTCAACATCGGCATCGGCGGCGGCGCGATCGTCGGCGGTGTGGCGATCGACGTCGCGGGGCTCGAGGTGCTGCCGTGGGTGGCGATCGTGATCGTGGCGATCGGGCTCGTGGTGAGCCTGGTGATCGAGGCGCGGGCGGCGCGCGCGGTGCGGGAGAGCGTCGCGGCGTAG
- a CDS encoding DUF805 domain-containing protein has protein sequence MPPITQPYYGAPPLEAVRRFFTKYATFRGRASRAEYWWIILAGILLNLALRALDGSVSGLELSFTPFRSGNAQFETPWVAVLAGVLALGTLIPSLALLWRRLHDVNRSGMWIFALFIPIAGAVFLLILFLLPPRPEGARFD, from the coding sequence ATGCCTCCGATCACTCAGCCCTACTACGGCGCCCCTCCGCTCGAGGCGGTGCGACGCTTCTTCACGAAGTACGCGACCTTCCGCGGCCGGGCGAGCCGCGCCGAGTACTGGTGGATCATCCTCGCGGGGATCCTGCTGAATCTCGCCCTCCGCGCGCTCGACGGCTCGGTCTCGGGGCTGGAGCTCTCGTTCACGCCGTTCCGCTCGGGGAACGCGCAGTTCGAGACGCCGTGGGTGGCGGTGCTCGCGGGAGTCCTCGCGCTCGGCACCCTGATCCCCTCGCTGGCGCTGCTCTGGCGGCGGCTGCACGACGTGAACCGCAGCGGCATGTGGATCTTCGCGCTCTTCATCCCGATCGCGGGCGCGGTGTTCCTGCTCATCCTGTTCCTGCTGCCGCCGCGGCCCGAGGGCGCGCGCTTCGACTGA